A genome region from Brooklawnia propionicigenes includes the following:
- a CDS encoding xylulokinase — MTQHASATAATLADGNARLGIELGSTRIKAVIVGAGETTLATGSASWENRYVDQTWTYSLDAVWQGIQEAYAVALADAERRHGVRPTGFAAIGISAMMHGYLPFDKHGRQLVPFRTWRNTSTGRAAAELTDLLEYNVPLRWSIAHLYQAVLDDEPHLSELDFCTTLAGYVHWQLTGRKVLGVGDASGMFPIDDISHDWDPGRLTKVDDLLARHHTTLRIEEVFPRPLDAGRAAGTLTIEGALLLDPSGRLEAGTPLCPPEGDAGTGMVATNAVAPRTGNVSVGTSIFAMVVLERPLATVHTEIDLVTTPAGHQVAMVHCNNGASELGSWADLFGDFARRIGVPVDQDAVFAALLGAALEGEPDAGGLLAYNALAGEPVIGLDEGRPMIVRTPGSALTLANFMRAQIYGSFAALSLGMRTLTAQDVGLDTMYAHGGVFRTADVAQRFLAAAIDTQVAVSATAGEGGAWGMAVLASYLINGDGRSLETFLADDVFAAVASNTIAPSDEDVAGYRGYLERYEAGLAAERAAVAVLR, encoded by the coding sequence TCGACCAAACCTGGACCTACTCGCTGGACGCGGTCTGGCAGGGCATTCAGGAGGCCTATGCGGTTGCCCTGGCCGACGCCGAGCGACGCCACGGCGTGCGTCCGACCGGCTTCGCGGCTATTGGCATCTCGGCGATGATGCACGGCTATCTGCCGTTCGACAAGCACGGACGCCAACTCGTGCCGTTCCGCACCTGGCGAAACACCTCGACCGGCCGGGCAGCGGCGGAGCTCACCGATCTGCTCGAGTACAACGTGCCGCTGCGCTGGTCGATCGCGCATCTCTACCAGGCCGTCCTCGACGATGAACCGCACCTGAGCGAGCTCGACTTCTGCACCACACTGGCGGGCTACGTGCACTGGCAGCTCACCGGACGCAAGGTGCTCGGGGTGGGCGACGCGTCCGGCATGTTCCCGATCGACGACATCAGCCACGACTGGGATCCGGGCCGCCTGACGAAGGTCGATGACCTGCTGGCACGCCACCACACGACCCTTCGCATCGAGGAGGTCTTCCCCCGCCCACTGGACGCCGGCCGGGCGGCGGGGACGCTCACCATTGAGGGGGCGTTGCTCCTTGACCCGAGCGGACGCCTGGAGGCCGGCACTCCGCTGTGCCCGCCCGAGGGCGACGCGGGCACCGGGATGGTCGCCACCAACGCGGTGGCCCCGCGCACCGGCAATGTCTCCGTGGGCACCTCGATCTTCGCGATGGTGGTTCTCGAACGGCCGCTGGCCACGGTGCACACCGAGATCGATCTGGTCACCACACCGGCCGGACATCAGGTGGCGATGGTGCACTGCAACAACGGCGCCAGCGAACTCGGTTCGTGGGCCGACCTGTTCGGCGACTTCGCCCGGCGGATCGGCGTGCCTGTCGACCAGGACGCGGTCTTCGCGGCGCTGCTCGGCGCCGCGCTGGAGGGCGAACCGGACGCCGGCGGGCTGCTCGCCTACAACGCGCTGGCCGGGGAGCCGGTCATCGGCCTGGACGAGGGCCGCCCGATGATCGTGCGCACGCCCGGCAGTGCCTTGACGCTGGCGAACTTCATGCGTGCCCAGATCTACGGCAGCTTCGCCGCGCTCAGCCTGGGCATGCGGACGCTGACCGCGCAGGACGTCGGACTCGACACCATGTACGCCCACGGCGGCGTCTTCCGCACCGCGGATGTGGCGCAGCGATTCCTGGCCGCGGCCATCGACACTCAGGTGGCCGTCTCGGCGACGGCCGGCGAGGGCGGCGCCTGGGGCATGGCCGTGCTGGCGTCCTACCTGATCAACGGCGATGGACGCAGCCTGGAGACCTTCCTGGCAGACGACGTGTTCGCCGCCGTGGCGTCCAACACCATCGCGCCCAGCGATGAAGACGTGGCCGGCTACCGCGGCTACCTCGAGCGGTACGAAGCAGGCCTGGCCGCCGAGCGCGCCGCGGTCGCCGTGCTGCGTTGA
- a CDS encoding L-ribulose-5-phosphate 4-epimerase — MTDLQDYPPQVQDEIARTREEVCELHAELTRWNLVVWTAGNVSQRLHSADLMVIKPSGVRYDRLTPDDMVVCDLDGVLVDGDHSPSSDTAAHAYVYRHMPEIYGVVHTHSTYATAWAARGEEIPCVLTMMGDEFGGPVPVGPFAIIGDDSIGRGIVETLRDSRSPAVLMQNHGPFTIGKTAEAAVKAAAMVEEVAHTVYVARQLGDPLPIAQDLIDRLHDRYTTVYGQH; from the coding sequence ATGACCGATCTGCAGGACTACCCACCACAGGTGCAGGACGAGATAGCCCGGACCCGTGAAGAAGTCTGCGAACTGCACGCAGAACTGACGCGCTGGAATCTCGTGGTCTGGACCGCCGGCAACGTCTCGCAACGCCTGCATTCCGCCGACCTGATGGTGATCAAGCCGTCCGGAGTGCGATACGACCGGCTGACACCCGACGACATGGTGGTCTGCGACCTCGACGGCGTCCTGGTCGATGGCGACCACTCGCCGTCGTCCGACACGGCCGCGCACGCCTACGTCTACCGCCACATGCCCGAGATCTACGGTGTAGTACATACCCATTCGACCTACGCGACGGCCTGGGCTGCCCGCGGCGAAGAGATCCCCTGCGTGCTGACCATGATGGGCGACGAGTTCGGCGGCCCGGTACCGGTCGGCCCGTTCGCGATCATCGGTGACGACTCGATCGGACGCGGCATCGTCGAGACCCTGCGGGATTCGCGCTCGCCGGCCGTCCTGATGCAAAACCACGGCCCCTTCACCATCGGCAAGACCGCCGAGGCCGCGGTCAAGGCCGCGGCGATGGTCGAGGAGGTGGCCCACACCGTGTATGTGGCACGGCAACTCGGTGATCCCCTGCCGATCGCCCAGGACCTCATCGACCGGCTTCACGATCGCTACACCACTGTCTACGGCCAGCACTGA